The following proteins come from a genomic window of Nitrospira sp.:
- a CDS encoding Mobile element protein produces MLATSPFLGEGHRKVWARLRAQGIRTSKPRVLRLMRQANLLAPSRVLRVVGPRVHDGTITTERPNQMWGTDATSTVTLQDGPVTVFVGVDHCTLEGIGIHAAKRATRFEALEPIRQGVRQQFGAVSAGIATGLQVRHAHGSQYMSDDVQAELRFLGVTSSPAFVRAPEGNGVAERFIRTLKEQLLWVRTFQTVEELRLALHDWLRLYNTQWLVERHGFRSPAQVRRDLLVTPEAA; encoded by the coding sequence GTGCTGGCCACCTCACCGTTTCTCGGGGAAGGACATCGCAAAGTCTGGGCGCGGCTGCGGGCACAGGGGATTCGCACGTCCAAACCCCGTGTGCTACGACTCATGCGGCAGGCCAACCTCTTGGCTCCCAGCCGAGTGCTGCGCGTCGTGGGGCCGCGGGTCCATGATGGCACGATCACGACCGAGCGCCCGAATCAGATGTGGGGCACCGATGCGACCAGCACGGTGACGCTGCAAGATGGGCCCGTCACAGTGTTCGTCGGCGTGGATCATTGCACGCTCGAAGGGATCGGCATCCATGCGGCGAAGCGGGCCACCCGCTTCGAGGCCTTGGAGCCGATTCGTCAAGGCGTGCGCCAGCAGTTCGGCGCCGTCTCCGCCGGCATTGCGACGGGCCTACAGGTGCGGCATGCTCATGGCAGTCAATATATGAGTGACGATGTCCAGGCCGAACTCCGGTTTCTCGGGGTTACGTCGAGTCCGGCGTTTGTCCGTGCCCCGGAAGGCAATGGCGTGGCGGAGCGGTTCATTCGGACGCTCAAAGAGCAGCTCTTATGGGTGCGCACGTTCCAGACGGTGGAGGAGCTCCGTCTCGCTCTGCACGACTGGCTCCGTCTCTATAATACGCAGTGGCTCGTCGAGCGGCATGGGTTCCGCTCACCGGCGCAGGTCCGTCGGGACCTGCTGGTTACGCCGGAGGCCGCATGA
- a CDS encoding Aminotransferase, DegT/DnrJ/EryC1/StrS family → MKDFLPFHRSDVGEEEVSEVLEVLRSGWLTTGPKVREFEHEFAAMVGAEHAVAVNSCTAALHLALEAAGVNEGDEVLVPTMTFAATAEVVTYFKARPVLIDCVQDTLNLNTDHIQQAITDKTRAIIPVHFAGHPCDLRPIQTIAHDHHLHVIEDAAHALPARYHGKMIGGISDATCFSFYATKNITTGEGGMVTTNNAEWAARMRMMSLHGLSRDAWNRYSAQGSWYYEILSPGFKYNLTDIAAALGLAQLKKCERFWKGRERYAALYQEGFQDVPEIMCPPTASYAQHAWHLYVIQLNLDRLRIGRDEFIRQLQQAGIGCSVHFIPLHLHPYHRDRGGYRSEDFPVASMVFQRIVSLPLYSKMTEDEVNRVIQTVRDLVKRNRR, encoded by the coding sequence ATGAAAGACTTTTTGCCTTTCCATAGGTCTGATGTTGGCGAGGAAGAAGTATCAGAAGTGCTGGAGGTCCTTCGCTCTGGCTGGTTAACAACCGGTCCCAAGGTGAGGGAATTTGAGCATGAATTTGCTGCAATGGTTGGAGCTGAGCACGCCGTGGCGGTTAATTCCTGTACGGCCGCCCTTCATCTTGCCCTTGAAGCGGCTGGTGTGAATGAGGGAGATGAGGTACTGGTTCCGACGATGACCTTTGCCGCAACCGCCGAAGTTGTTACTTACTTCAAGGCACGACCGGTTCTGATCGATTGCGTGCAAGACACGCTGAATCTGAACACGGATCATATTCAACAAGCCATTACGGATAAAACGAGAGCGATCATTCCTGTCCATTTTGCTGGGCATCCGTGCGATCTACGACCCATTCAGACGATCGCACACGATCATCATTTACACGTGATTGAAGACGCGGCACATGCCTTACCAGCACGATATCATGGCAAAATGATTGGCGGGATCTCTGACGCCACTTGTTTTTCGTTCTACGCGACAAAGAATATTACTACCGGCGAAGGAGGCATGGTTACTACTAATAACGCTGAGTGGGCGGCTCGTATGCGGATGATGAGTTTGCACGGTCTCAGTCGGGATGCGTGGAATCGCTACTCTGCGCAAGGTTCGTGGTATTACGAAATACTTTCGCCCGGTTTTAAATACAATCTGACAGATATTGCTGCGGCGCTTGGTTTGGCACAACTAAAGAAGTGTGAACGTTTTTGGAAAGGACGCGAACGGTATGCCGCTCTGTATCAGGAAGGCTTCCAAGATGTTCCTGAAATCATGTGCCCTCCGACTGCTTCTTACGCACAGCACGCATGGCATCTATATGTTATTCAATTGAATTTAGATCGTTTGCGGATCGGTCGCGATGAATTCATCCGTCAACTGCAGCAAGCCGGTATCGGATGCAGTGTGCATTTCATCCCCCTCCATTTACATCCGTATCATCGGGATAGGGGAGGCTACCGATCCGAAGATTTTCCTGTTGCCAGTATGGTGTTCCAACGAATTGTTTCATTGCCGTTGTACTCGAAGATGACGGAGGACGAGGTCAATCGTGTGATTCAGACCGTTCGTGATCTTGTTAAGAGGAACCGACGGTGA
- a CDS encoding Aminotransferase, DegT/DnrJ/EryC1/StrS family: MAVPLLDLNAHHEPLKQEILAALEKTFRSNAFILGPDVSKLEERVAAYCQATYGIGVTSGTDALLLALMALGIGPEDEVVTTPYSFFATAGVIVRLGAKPVLVDIDPVTYNIDPAKITSVLTAKSKAIIPVHLYGQCADMAPIMDIAKRHNLSVIEDAAQAIGSEYRDGRRVCSMGTIGCLSFFPSKNLGCLGDGGMAITNDPELAERMRILRVHGSKPKYYHKVIGGNFRLDTIQAAVLNVKLNYLDGWTKRRQENAERYELLFRQSGVVQKGNVRLPEAVYRSAGVKHYHIYNQFVLRVEHRDALMEHLKQKGIGAEIYYPVPFHLQECFQYLGHKKGDFPESERAADETIAIPIYPELTSAQQAEVVKAITAFYG, encoded by the coding sequence ATGGCAGTTCCATTACTTGATCTGAATGCTCATCACGAGCCGCTCAAACAAGAAATTCTGGCGGCATTGGAAAAAACTTTTCGAAGCAACGCATTTATCCTCGGTCCGGACGTGAGTAAGTTGGAAGAGCGAGTGGCTGCCTATTGTCAGGCTACGTATGGCATTGGTGTGACGTCCGGAACCGATGCGCTATTACTTGCGCTCATGGCGCTTGGAATCGGGCCAGAAGATGAAGTGGTCACGACCCCCTATTCATTTTTTGCTACTGCTGGAGTAATCGTTCGTCTTGGAGCCAAGCCGGTGCTTGTAGACATCGATCCCGTCACCTATAACATCGATCCAGCCAAAATTACGTCGGTGCTGACGGCCAAAAGCAAGGCTATTATTCCGGTCCATCTCTACGGACAATGCGCAGACATGGCACCGATTATGGATATTGCCAAGCGACACAATCTGAGCGTCATTGAGGACGCGGCTCAAGCCATCGGCTCGGAATACCGCGATGGCCGCCGAGTCTGCAGCATGGGCACTATCGGATGCCTCTCTTTTTTCCCAAGCAAAAATCTGGGCTGCTTGGGTGATGGAGGAATGGCCATTACCAACGATCCCGAACTAGCGGAGCGGATGAGAATTCTCCGTGTCCACGGCAGCAAACCCAAGTACTATCACAAGGTGATTGGGGGAAATTTCCGACTCGACACCATTCAGGCAGCGGTGTTGAATGTGAAGCTAAATTACCTGGATGGATGGACGAAACGAAGACAAGAGAATGCCGAAAGATATGAGTTACTGTTTCGACAGAGTGGCGTCGTGCAGAAGGGAAACGTACGATTGCCGGAAGCCGTTTATCGATCTGCAGGAGTGAAGCACTATCATATCTATAACCAGTTCGTGCTCCGAGTAGAACATCGAGACGCGCTCATGGAGCATCTCAAACAGAAAGGGATTGGTGCGGAGATCTACTATCCAGTTCCTTTTCACTTGCAGGAGTGTTTTCAGTACCTGGGTCATAAGAAAGGTGATTTTCCGGAATCTGAGCGGGCCGCCGATGAGACCATTGCGATTCCAATCTATCCGGAACTGACTTCTGCTCAGCAGGCCGAGGTAGTTAAGGCTATCACTGCCTTCTACGGATAG
- a CDS encoding Transposase, whose protein sequence is MWRVLVKRGRQVGRHRMARLMRHDGLRAKMVTKWRVTTHLSHQFPVSANQLNRQFTVAAPNQVWAGDLTYIWTLEGWLYLAVLLDLYSRAMVGWAMGARLTGELTQEALQMALQRRQPKPACSTIRIVSMRPSPTNRRASPSACLGGGIAGTTPVDPRLSVPHRVRDEDGCRVTRCPRNRGKITGRIARLTDARRSRVLEESACPAHRRVGLIRQAPLMNW, encoded by the coding sequence ATGTGGCGGGTGCTGGTGAAGCGAGGCCGTCAGGTGGGTCGCCATCGCATGGCCCGGCTCATGCGGCACGATGGGCTGCGCGCCAAGATGGTCACGAAGTGGCGCGTCACGACCCACTTGAGCCATCAGTTCCCGGTTTCCGCCAATCAGCTGAACCGACAGTTTACCGTGGCCGCCCCGAATCAGGTGTGGGCCGGGGATCTAACGTATATCTGGACCCTGGAAGGCTGGCTCTATCTGGCCGTTCTGCTGGATCTCTATTCACGAGCCATGGTGGGCTGGGCCATGGGGGCCCGGCTCACGGGAGAGTTGACGCAGGAGGCCTTACAGATGGCGCTGCAGCGACGGCAACCGAAACCGGCCTGCTCCACCATTCGGATCGTCAGTATGCGGCCATCGCCTACCAACAGGCGGGCATCGCCGTCAGCATGTCTCGGAGGGGGAATTGCTGGGACAACGCCTGTCGACCCTCGGCTATCGGTCCCCCACCGAGTCCGAGACGAGGACGGCTGTCGCGTAACCCGGTGTCCACGAAATCGGGGGAAGATCACAGGCCGTATCGCGCGCTTGACTGACGCACGCCGATCGCGTGTACTGGAAGAATCTGCCTGCCCGGCCCACCGCCGCGTAGGCCTTATCCGCCAGGCACCACTTATGAACTGGTGA
- a CDS encoding putative glycosyltransferase YkoT, translating into MSDLGKLAIIIPCYNEQEVLPETCKRIRSVIDQLISLKKISSGSRVFFVDDGSKDRTWSLIEQLAAADPHIAGIKLSRNRGHQNALIAGLFTADGDAIVSIDADLQDDVNAIEIMVDKFIGGAEIVYGVRNRRESDTAIKRITAEWFYRMLSALGAESIYNHADYRLMSRRVVECMKQYPEVNLYLRGIVPLIGFRSEVVCYDRIGRFAGESKYPLRKMVALALDAVTSFSVVPLRIITYTGFFVFAASMIVTIWALWVKIFTDEAVPGWTSTVLPMYLLGGIQILCIGVIGEYLGKTYIEIKSRPRFFIEKIIALERNFTPRSDATGRNTLAHE; encoded by the coding sequence ATGAGTGATCTTGGTAAGCTTGCAATAATAATCCCTTGTTACAACGAGCAGGAAGTTCTTCCTGAAACGTGCAAGAGGATACGTTCCGTAATCGACCAGCTTATATCTCTCAAAAAAATATCCAGCGGCAGTAGAGTGTTCTTTGTTGATGACGGAAGCAAGGACCGCACATGGTCGCTGATTGAGCAATTGGCTGCAGCGGATCCACACATCGCTGGGATTAAGCTCTCGCGAAACAGAGGACATCAAAATGCCTTGATTGCTGGTCTATTTACCGCCGATGGTGATGCCATTGTAAGCATTGACGCTGATCTCCAGGATGATGTTAATGCCATCGAGATCATGGTGGACAAGTTTATCGGCGGCGCTGAGATCGTCTATGGCGTTCGAAATCGACGCGAATCCGATACCGCGATTAAACGTATTACGGCAGAATGGTTTTACAGAATGCTAAGTGCTCTGGGTGCAGAATCGATTTATAACCATGCGGATTATCGGCTGATGAGTCGGCGTGTGGTCGAATGTATGAAGCAATATCCAGAGGTCAATCTGTACTTACGAGGCATTGTCCCTCTAATCGGGTTCAGGTCCGAAGTCGTGTGCTATGACCGAATTGGCCGATTTGCAGGTGAGTCCAAGTATCCGTTGAGGAAAATGGTTGCGTTGGCTCTGGATGCAGTCACCTCGTTTTCTGTCGTGCCACTGCGAATAATTACCTACACCGGTTTCTTCGTCTTCGCTGCTAGCATGATTGTGACTATCTGGGCTTTATGGGTAAAAATATTCACAGATGAGGCGGTGCCCGGATGGACTTCAACTGTATTGCCTATGTATTTGCTTGGTGGCATCCAAATTTTGTGCATCGGTGTGATCGGGGAGTATCTTGGGAAAACCTATATAGAAATTAAATCACGACCGCGTTTTTTTATAGAGAAAATAATTGCTCTAGAACGAAATTTCACACCTCGAAGCGACGCTACCGGGCGAAACACTCTTGCTCATGAATGA
- a CDS encoding Transposase produces MRYRVIQQYDRRYPIRLMCRAMAVSLAGYSAWRARPEGARAATNRVLWTEIQQLHRESRQIYGRPRIWQVLPRTGSWGGEHCVARLMRYNGLRAKTVPKWRPTTQSAHPFPGATNQLNRQFTVAVLNQVWAADLTYIWTLEGWFYLAVLLNLYSLAVVGWAREARLKGELSQRALHMALQYRHPKPDLLNHSNRGSHSMRPRPTSSNCRPRA; encoded by the coding sequence ATGAGATACCGAGTGATTCAGCAGTACGACCGTCGCTATCCCATTCGCCTGATGTGCCGCGCCATGGCGGTCTCGCTAGCAGGCTATTCTGCGTGGCGTGCCCGACCCGAGGGTGCCCGAGCGGCGACCAATCGGGTGCTCTGGACCGAGATTCAGCAGCTCCACCGGGAGAGTCGCCAGATCTACGGCAGGCCCCGGATTTGGCAGGTTCTCCCACGCACAGGGTCATGGGGCGGTGAACATTGTGTGGCGCGACTCATGCGGTACAATGGTCTTCGAGCTAAGACGGTTCCGAAATGGCGGCCGACCACACAGTCAGCGCATCCGTTCCCCGGAGCTACCAATCAGCTGAACCGGCAGTTTACGGTTGCGGTTCTTAATCAGGTATGGGCCGCAGATCTCACGTATATCTGGACTCTAGAGGGCTGGTTCTATCTAGCGGTTCTGCTGAATCTCTATTCCCTAGCCGTGGTGGGGTGGGCTAGGGAGGCACGGCTCAAGGGGGAGTTGTCGCAACGGGCTTTGCACATGGCGTTGCAGTATCGGCACCCGAAGCCAGATCTACTCAACCATTCCAATCGCGGGAGTCACAGTATGCGGCCACGGCCTACCAGCAGCAATTGCAGGCCGCGGGCATGA